The proteins below come from a single Octopus sinensis linkage group LG10, ASM634580v1, whole genome shotgun sequence genomic window:
- the LOC115216818 gene encoding methyltransferase-like protein 24 isoform X2, producing MIILPSTEELDAKSASELEDLFHGFMSQIQVQCNKIARVGSHGDGGWNVCLDKGYFPMVPCLVYSFGIGLESSFDVEMQKIFSCEVHSFDPFVNKTGIPNLSLMNFHSIGIMDRTDVVSDRVFMTLSDIRKYLNHTENVFILKMDIEMAEWRSLTKAISDGELDHVKQLLVEFHVLYYTAESKWNVFHNAFIIIKKLMDLNFRTFSITKNEDCNYVSHKNILLTRCYNVHMIKVS from the exons ATGATC attTTACCGTCCACAGAAGAGTTGGATGCAAAATCAGCATCAGAACTTGAAGATTTATTTCATGG ATTCATGAGCCAAATTCAGGTGCAGTGTAACAAAATAGCCCGCGTTGGTTCTCATGGAGACGGAGGATGGAATGTTTGTTTGGATAAAGGATATTTTCCCATGGTGCCTTGCTTGGTATACTCATTTGG AATTGGTCTTGAGTCAAGTTTTGATGTTGAAATGCAGAAAATCTTTAGCTGTGAAGTGCATTCCTTTGATCCATT tgTAAATAAAACAGGGATTCCAAATCTTTCTTTGATGAATTTCCATTCTATTGGAATAATGGATAGAACGGATGTTGTTAGTGACAGAGTGTTTATGACACTCTCAGACATTCGCAAATATTTAAATCACACAGAG aacgtatttattttgaaaatggacATTGAGATGGCAGAATGGCGCTCCCTGACAAAGGCAATCTCTGATGGTGAACTGGATCATGTAAAACAGTTGTTAGTTGAGTTTCATGTGCTATATTACACTGCAGAGTCTAAGTGGAATGTTTTCCataatgcttttattattattaagaaattaaTGGATCTTAACTTCCGAACATTCTCAATAACGAAGAACGAAGACTGCAATTACGTCAGTCATAAAAACATTCTGTTGACCAGATGTTACAACGTCCACATGATTaaagttagttaa
- the LOC115216818 gene encoding methyltransferase-like protein 24 isoform X1 has translation MIVSKKRLCLKAYILTIIGLFVYLIISSIHTEPSPILPSTEELDAKSASELEDLFHGFMSQIQVQCNKIARVGSHGDGGWNVCLDKGYFPMVPCLVYSFGIGLESSFDVEMQKIFSCEVHSFDPFVNKTGIPNLSLMNFHSIGIMDRTDVVSDRVFMTLSDIRKYLNHTENVFILKMDIEMAEWRSLTKAISDGELDHVKQLLVEFHVLYYTAESKWNVFHNAFIIIKKLMDLNFRTFSITKNEDCNYVSHKNILLTRCYNVHMIKVS, from the exons ATGATCGTAAGTAAGAAGCGACTCTGTTTAAAAGCTTATATCCTGACTATAATTGGCCTTTTTGTATATCTTATAATTTCGAGCATTCATACTGAACCTTCTCCg attTTACCGTCCACAGAAGAGTTGGATGCAAAATCAGCATCAGAACTTGAAGATTTATTTCATGG ATTCATGAGCCAAATTCAGGTGCAGTGTAACAAAATAGCCCGCGTTGGTTCTCATGGAGACGGAGGATGGAATGTTTGTTTGGATAAAGGATATTTTCCCATGGTGCCTTGCTTGGTATACTCATTTGG AATTGGTCTTGAGTCAAGTTTTGATGTTGAAATGCAGAAAATCTTTAGCTGTGAAGTGCATTCCTTTGATCCATT tgTAAATAAAACAGGGATTCCAAATCTTTCTTTGATGAATTTCCATTCTATTGGAATAATGGATAGAACGGATGTTGTTAGTGACAGAGTGTTTATGACACTCTCAGACATTCGCAAATATTTAAATCACACAGAG aacgtatttattttgaaaatggacATTGAGATGGCAGAATGGCGCTCCCTGACAAAGGCAATCTCTGATGGTGAACTGGATCATGTAAAACAGTTGTTAGTTGAGTTTCATGTGCTATATTACACTGCAGAGTCTAAGTGGAATGTTTTCCataatgcttttattattattaagaaattaaTGGATCTTAACTTCCGAACATTCTCAATAACGAAGAACGAAGACTGCAATTACGTCAGTCATAAAAACATTCTGTTGACCAGATGTTACAACGTCCACATGATTaaagttagttaa